One region of Chitinophaga varians genomic DNA includes:
- a CDS encoding lipopolysaccharide biosynthesis protein, with translation MGIIRKQSFYSSIFIYIGFAFGAVNLIMLMPKIFSKEEIGLTRVLIDVSTLLATVASLGAVPVINKFFPFYHDYLKPEKNDLPKLTLIVSLIGFMLFVAFSVIFKGLIIRKFSGNSPLFITYFSAIYPLTFFILAFNMLEGFAWGLHKTVASNFLKEGGIRIISTVMLLVFAFAHISFAQYINVFSLPYAVAAIALLVILWRTGQLKFSGGGISNVTRRLGKRMFIFSSYVFSSNVFTLLRKTNDILIISSISGLENAGLFSYATFVISFMEVPQRSMYAITTPILATAWKNRDMAKIQELYTKSSITLSIAGVGIFGAIWLSVNNLVLYLGPGWHLIVQIIFILGLAKMIDLVTGINNQIIQTSNYWRFDFVSSIVVVFISFFCNLYLQRRIGTVGAAYADLVTVAIFNLARYLFIWIRFGMQPLSLKTLYALLLGIGGVLLVQQLPFMFNMYVDTIVRSVLFMGLFGVAVINTRLSEDVNNAWEIVKGKIGLRY, from the coding sequence ATGGGGATCATCCGAAAACAGAGCTTTTATTCATCCATATTCATCTACATAGGGTTTGCCTTCGGCGCCGTTAATCTGATCATGCTGATGCCGAAGATCTTCTCCAAAGAAGAAATCGGCCTTACCCGCGTACTGATCGACGTCAGCACCTTACTGGCCACGGTGGCCTCCCTTGGCGCCGTTCCGGTGATAAATAAGTTCTTCCCCTTTTATCACGACTATCTCAAACCGGAGAAAAACGACCTGCCCAAACTCACCCTCATCGTGTCCCTGATAGGGTTTATGTTGTTTGTGGCGTTCTCTGTTATATTCAAAGGACTGATTATCCGCAAGTTCAGCGGCAATTCCCCGCTCTTCATCACTTATTTTTCCGCGATCTATCCCCTCACCTTCTTTATACTGGCCTTTAACATGCTTGAAGGCTTTGCCTGGGGCCTGCACAAAACGGTGGCGTCCAACTTTCTGAAGGAAGGCGGTATCCGTATTATCTCCACCGTGATGCTGCTGGTCTTTGCTTTTGCCCATATCAGCTTTGCGCAATATATCAATGTATTCAGCCTGCCTTATGCTGTTGCCGCTATCGCGCTGTTAGTCATATTATGGCGTACCGGTCAACTGAAATTCAGTGGTGGCGGTATCAGCAATGTTACCCGCCGGTTGGGCAAACGTATGTTTATCTTCAGCAGCTATGTGTTTTCTTCCAATGTGTTCACCCTGCTGCGGAAAACCAACGATATCCTCATTATCTCCAGCATCAGCGGACTGGAAAATGCGGGCCTTTTCTCCTATGCCACATTCGTGATCAGCTTTATGGAGGTGCCGCAACGCAGCATGTACGCTATCACTACGCCCATTCTGGCCACCGCCTGGAAAAACAGGGACATGGCCAAAATACAGGAGCTGTACACCAAAAGCTCTATCACCCTGTCTATAGCCGGCGTCGGCATTTTCGGGGCCATATGGCTCTCTGTCAATAACCTGGTATTGTACCTGGGTCCCGGATGGCACCTGATCGTTCAGATCATCTTTATTCTCGGGCTCGCCAAAATGATCGATTTAGTGACAGGCATCAACAACCAGATCATTCAAACTTCCAACTACTGGCGCTTTGATTTTGTCAGCTCCATTGTCGTGGTGTTTATTTCCTTTTTCTGCAACCTGTACCTCCAAAGACGCATTGGCACGGTGGGCGCGGCTTACGCGGACCTTGTCACCGTAGCGATCTTCAACCTCGCGCGTTACCTTTTTATCTGGATACGGTTTGGTATGCAGCCCTTAAGCCTCAAAACCCTGTATGCGCTGCTGTTAGGCATTGGAGGCGTATTGCTGGTGCAGCAGCTCCCCTTCATGTTCAACATGTATGTAGACACCATCGTCCGCTCAGTCCTTTTCATGGGCCTGTTCGGTGTTGCGGTGATCAACACCCGCTTGTCGGAAGATGTCAACAATGCCTGGGAAATAGTAAAAGGAAAGATAGGACTTCGCTACTAA
- a CDS encoding C40 family peptidase, with translation MMSIKGHLWMKLSVCAMALGSCSTIKKSTVKHGNTPTVSESRRITFLDHINTPGRTHGSSSYNNNKNVSIGKNVTYASANLENAQSWQFKYAQLLDVPVENVLNYNLYNFIEEWWGTPYRLGGKTRDGIDCSGFVNTLMSAVFQYALTGNSVELYSKVRQHLKERDLREGDLVFFKIHHKRISHVGIYLDNDKFVHASTSNGVMISDLNEPYWKRYFAGGGRL, from the coding sequence ATGATGAGTATTAAGGGACATTTATGGATGAAATTATCGGTTTGTGCAATGGCATTAGGTTCCTGTTCTACCATCAAAAAAAGTACCGTGAAACATGGCAACACGCCGACCGTGTCTGAATCCCGCCGCATTACCTTCCTGGACCATATCAATACGCCGGGGCGCACGCACGGCTCTTCTTCCTATAACAACAACAAAAATGTGAGCATCGGTAAAAATGTTACCTATGCCAGCGCCAACCTGGAAAATGCCCAGAGCTGGCAGTTTAAATATGCGCAGTTGCTGGACGTGCCGGTGGAGAACGTATTAAACTACAATCTATATAACTTTATTGAAGAATGGTGGGGCACGCCTTACCGGCTGGGTGGTAAAACCCGCGACGGTATTGATTGCTCCGGCTTTGTGAATACGCTGATGAGCGCCGTGTTCCAGTATGCGCTGACGGGTAATTCCGTGGAGCTGTACAGTAAGGTAAGACAACACTTAAAAGAGCGTGACCTCCGGGAAGGTGATCTGGTCTTCTTCAAGATCCACCACAAACGTATCTCTCATGTAGGCATCTACCTCGACAATGATAAATTTGTGCATGCGTCCACCAGCAACGGCGTGATGATCAGTGATCTGAACGAGCCTTACTGGAAGCGGTATTTCGCCGGTGGCGGCAGGCTTTAG
- the dnaE gene encoding DNA polymerase III subunit alpha, translating to MIFSHLHVHTQFSLLDGAADIKSLYKKAMASNQPALAITDHGNMFGAFQFVAEAYNNKLNPGDPKDKRLKVKPIVGCEFYLVENRHKRAFTREEKDIRYHQVLLAKDDEGYRNLIKLCSLGYMEGLYGKYPRIDKELILQYHKGLIATTCCLGASVPKTILRKGEEEGEKEFKWWLDIFGDDFYVEMQRHGIPEQDQVNHVLLKYAAKYNVKIIASNDSHYVDQADANAHDILLCINTGEKKSTPTNKEFSDDEAAPKNTRFAFYNDQFYFKTTEEMTALFHDLPQAIDNTNEIVDKVQLLDLKRDILLPNFPIPKEFLTQDQYLRHLTYEGARTRYREMTADIEERINFELQVIENMGFAGYFLIVSDFIKAGRDLGVFIGPGRGSAAGSAVAYCIGITNIDPIKYNLLFERFLNPDRKSMPDIDTDFDDEGRQKVIDYVVQKYGRNQVAQIITYGTMAAKMSIKDVARVMDLPLVESNSLAKLVPEKPGIQLDRIFNAPLEGDKSLADKEGLAGEDIENVKRLRELIKGEDLQGEVLREACVLEGSVRNTGIHAAGIIIAPQDLYDLIPVSTAKDSDLLVTQFEGSIIESAGVIKMDFLGLKTLTIIKGALELIRMNHGVEIEIDNIPLDDALTYELYQKGETNATFQFESPGMQKYLRELKPDRFDDLIAMNALYRPGPLEYIPSFIRRKHGLEPVTFDLPDMEEHLAETYGICVYQEQVMLLSQKLANFSRGDADILRKAMGKKQIAVLNKMKAQFMEGCASHGYDLKVCEKVWTDWEAFASYAFNKSHATCYAFVAYQTAYLKAHYPSEYMASVLNCASNIEKITFFMEECKRMGIDVLPPDVNESLKGFAVNKKGQIRFGLGGLKGVGEAAVENLLEERKKDGPFKTVFDFIKRVNQRAVNKKSLEALIMSGAFDCFPEFHRAQYFHKPENEPMNGLDKIVKFGQQVSAGSSNLGSLFGAEDMPDVEPPKIPNCDPWPLIMKLNNERDITGIYISGHPLDDYRFELKHYHMNNVQELVEYQAEISTPGSSGGRSRERNFRLAVYVTNAQERISRNNRQFGIMTIEDYSGKFEFALWSEDFIRFAPYLKPGLCLFINGGFKSKRFNDNEYEFKVSSIQLLQEVKKTHTKQVFLATSPKLLNRETVDFLVENINRYPGNSQLHLQLVDIDDNLQVKMHTFNRNIEMNDELAHFLRKQPDLDVYIEIINK from the coding sequence ATGATCTTTTCCCACTTACACGTACACACGCAATTTTCCTTACTGGATGGTGCAGCCGATATCAAATCACTGTACAAAAAAGCCATGGCCTCCAATCAGCCGGCACTGGCCATCACGGACCATGGAAATATGTTTGGTGCCTTCCAGTTTGTGGCAGAAGCGTATAACAACAAACTCAATCCCGGTGATCCAAAGGATAAAAGACTCAAAGTAAAACCCATCGTGGGGTGTGAGTTCTATCTCGTGGAAAACCGCCACAAACGCGCCTTCACACGCGAAGAGAAAGATATCCGTTACCATCAGGTGTTACTGGCCAAAGACGACGAAGGATACCGTAACCTGATCAAACTCTGTTCTCTTGGTTATATGGAAGGCCTTTATGGCAAATATCCGCGTATCGACAAAGAGCTGATATTACAATACCACAAAGGCCTGATCGCCACTACCTGCTGCCTCGGCGCCTCCGTGCCTAAAACCATCCTGCGCAAAGGAGAAGAAGAAGGCGAAAAGGAATTTAAATGGTGGCTCGATATCTTCGGTGACGATTTTTATGTGGAAATGCAGCGCCATGGCATCCCTGAGCAAGACCAGGTCAACCATGTGCTGCTGAAATACGCCGCCAAATACAATGTGAAAATCATCGCCTCCAACGATTCCCACTACGTGGACCAGGCAGATGCCAACGCACACGACATCCTGCTCTGTATCAACACCGGCGAGAAAAAAAGCACGCCTACCAACAAAGAATTTTCTGACGACGAAGCGGCACCTAAAAACACCCGCTTCGCATTCTATAACGATCAGTTCTATTTTAAGACCACGGAGGAAATGACCGCGCTGTTCCATGACCTCCCACAGGCAATAGACAACACCAACGAGATCGTGGACAAAGTACAGCTGCTGGACCTGAAGCGCGACATCCTGCTGCCCAACTTTCCCATCCCGAAAGAGTTCCTCACGCAGGACCAGTACCTGCGGCACCTCACCTACGAAGGCGCCCGCACCCGGTACCGGGAAATGACCGCGGACATTGAAGAACGTATCAACTTTGAATTGCAGGTAATCGAAAACATGGGTTTTGCCGGTTACTTCCTCATCGTATCGGACTTCATTAAAGCAGGACGTGACCTTGGCGTATTCATCGGCCCGGGCCGTGGTTCCGCCGCCGGTTCAGCCGTGGCCTACTGTATCGGCATCACCAATATCGACCCGATCAAATACAACCTCCTGTTCGAACGTTTCCTCAACCCGGACCGTAAGAGCATGCCCGATATTGATACGGACTTCGATGATGAAGGCCGTCAGAAAGTAATTGACTACGTAGTACAGAAATACGGCCGCAACCAGGTAGCGCAGATCATCACCTACGGTACCATGGCCGCCAAAATGAGTATCAAGGACGTTGCCCGTGTAATGGACCTGCCACTGGTGGAATCCAACTCACTGGCCAAACTGGTGCCGGAAAAACCCGGCATACAGCTGGACCGTATCTTCAACGCCCCGTTGGAAGGCGACAAGAGCCTGGCAGATAAAGAAGGCCTCGCCGGCGAAGACATTGAAAACGTAAAACGCCTTCGTGAACTGATCAAAGGAGAAGACCTGCAGGGCGAAGTGCTCCGCGAAGCCTGCGTACTGGAAGGGTCTGTCCGTAACACCGGTATCCACGCGGCTGGTATCATCATTGCCCCGCAAGACCTGTACGACCTCATCCCCGTATCCACCGCCAAAGACTCAGACCTCCTCGTTACCCAGTTCGAGGGCAGCATCATCGAATCTGCCGGCGTAATCAAGATGGACTTTTTGGGCCTGAAAACCCTTACCATCATCAAAGGCGCTCTGGAACTGATCCGCATGAACCATGGCGTGGAAATTGAAATCGACAATATTCCGCTGGACGACGCGCTGACATATGAACTGTACCAGAAAGGCGAAACCAACGCCACGTTCCAGTTCGAGTCGCCCGGCATGCAGAAATACCTCCGCGAACTGAAACCGGACCGTTTCGATGACCTCATCGCGATGAACGCCTTGTACCGTCCGGGACCGCTCGAGTACATCCCGTCCTTCATCCGCCGTAAACACGGACTGGAGCCGGTTACTTTCGACCTGCCGGACATGGAGGAACACCTCGCGGAAACCTACGGTATCTGCGTATACCAGGAACAGGTAATGTTGCTCAGCCAGAAGCTGGCCAACTTCTCCCGTGGTGACGCGGACATTCTCCGTAAAGCGATGGGTAAAAAACAAATCGCGGTACTGAACAAGATGAAGGCCCAGTTCATGGAAGGTTGCGCCTCCCATGGCTACGACCTGAAAGTCTGCGAAAAAGTATGGACCGACTGGGAAGCCTTCGCCTCCTATGCGTTCAATAAATCGCACGCCACCTGCTACGCTTTCGTCGCCTACCAGACCGCTTACCTCAAAGCCCACTACCCTTCCGAATACATGGCGTCTGTACTGAACTGCGCCAGCAACATTGAGAAGATCACCTTCTTCATGGAAGAATGTAAACGCATGGGCATCGACGTATTGCCGCCGGATGTGAACGAATCCCTGAAAGGTTTCGCGGTGAACAAAAAAGGACAGATCCGTTTCGGCCTCGGTGGCCTGAAAGGCGTGGGTGAAGCCGCCGTGGAAAACCTCCTCGAGGAAAGGAAAAAAGACGGCCCTTTCAAAACAGTGTTCGACTTCATCAAACGTGTGAACCAACGTGCTGTCAATAAAAAATCACTCGAGGCCCTGATTATGTCCGGCGCTTTCGACTGCTTCCCCGAATTCCACCGGGCACAGTATTTCCACAAACCGGAAAACGAGCCCATGAACGGTCTTGATAAAATCGTGAAATTCGGCCAACAGGTGTCCGCAGGCTCTTCCAACCTTGGCAGCCTCTTCGGTGCTGAAGACATGCCGGACGTGGAACCACCCAAAATTCCCAACTGCGACCCCTGGCCGCTGATCATGAAGCTCAATAACGAACGGGACATTACCGGTATCTATATCTCCGGCCATCCGCTGGATGATTACCGTTTTGAACTGAAGCATTACCATATGAACAACGTGCAGGAGCTTGTGGAGTACCAGGCAGAGATCAGCACGCCCGGCAGTTCCGGCGGCCGCTCCCGCGAACGGAATTTCCGCCTCGCAGTGTATGTCACCAATGCCCAGGAAAGGATTTCCCGCAACAACCGGCAGTTTGGCATTATGACGATAGAAGACTACAGCGGCAAATTTGAATTTGCCCTGTGGAGCGAGGACTTCATCCGGTTTGCACCTTACCTGAAACCCGGCCTCTGCCTGTTTATCAACGGCGGCTTTAAATCCAAGCGCTTTAATGACAACGAATACGAGTTTAAGGTAAGCAGCATCCAGCTGCTGCAGGAAGTGAAGAAAACACATACCAAACAGGTGTTCCTGGCCACTTCCCCTAAACTGCTGAACCGCGAAACGGTAGACTTCCTCGTGGAAAACATCAACCGCTATCCCGGTAACAGTCAACTGCATCTGCAGCTGGTAGATATAGACGATAATCTGCAGGTAAAAATGCATACTTTCAACAGAAACATCGAGATGAATGACGAGTTGGCGCATTTCCTGCGAAAACAACCGGACCTCGATGTCTATATCGAGATAATCAATAAGTAA